A window from Megalobrama amblycephala isolate DHTTF-2021 linkage group LG21, ASM1881202v1, whole genome shotgun sequence encodes these proteins:
- the si:dkey-33m11.7 gene encoding trypsin produces MAILLFLVLLKVVPANFLCYFKSLLYCFPGLDFVQGRIVGGYTPSPNSIKYIVSLQSSKGQHFCGGSLVHKYWVLTAAHCNIGKDQMMVVAGDYTLGVYEGTEQYSKPRSLILHPLYNRSTNNADIMLIKLSAPIELNRYVSLAPLPKQNTGLLAGRMCRVSGWGSTSHSGGLNPLTLRTVKLPIVSNSKCNSSDSFSGNITTNMICAGSRMGGKDACKGDSGGPLVCDGRVYGLVSWGNGCGDPRFPGVYTAVSRFRRWIDQTIYSPYSRCLKSAGLFSRED; encoded by the exons TTCTGTGCTATTTTAAAtctttgttgtattgttttccAGGTCTGGACTTTGTTCAGGGGCGCATTGTTGGTGGATATACCCCCTCGCCAAATTCGATCAAATACATAGTGTCGTTACAGAGCTCAAAAGGACAGCACTTCTGTGGAGGATCTCTGGTCCATAAGTACTGGGTGCTTACAGCCGCACATTGCAATATTGG GAAGGATCAGATGATGGTGGTGGCTGGAGACTATACTCTGGGTGTTTATGAGGGGACAGAGCAGTACTCCAAGCCTCGGTCGCTCATCCTGCACCCTCTGTACAACAGGAGCACCAATAATGCAGATATTATGCTCATAAAG CTTAGTGCGCCTATAGAGCTGAACAGGTACGTGTCGCTCGCCCCACTCCCCAAACAGAACACAGGGCTGTTGGCGGGCAGGATGTGCCGGGTGTCTGGATGGGGCTCCACCAGCCACAGTGGAGGTCTGAACCCTCTCACCCTGCGTACGGTCAAACTCCCCATCGTCTCCAACTCCAAGTGCAACAGCAGTGACTCCTTCAGTGGAAACATCACAACAAACATGATCTGCGCGGGGTCCAGAATGGGAGGAAAAGATGCGTGTAAG GGGGACTCCGGAGGGCCGCTGGTGTGTGATGGACGTGTCTACGGCCTGGTCTCTTGGGGAAATGGCTGTGGAGATCCAAGGTTTCCAGGGGTGTATACGGCCGTGTCCCGGTTCCGCCGGTGGATTGACCAGACCATATACAGCCCATACTCACGGTGCCTTAAGTCAGCTGGTCTTTTCAGCAGGGAAGACTAG